A section of the Candidatus Margulisiibacteriota bacterium genome encodes:
- a CDS encoding phospholipase D family protein: MNKIFKQLHIITLMLVLISPQAFATEVFFSPNENIAERIVREINLTTGSIDIAMYSFTSSDIAQALETAKLRGVMIRLIVDKSQLKSKSSEVAWLDRKGFVIKVMDGSVGRRGIMHNKFVIFNKKVLMTGSYNWTTNAERYNFENMLVINEINIVNRYVVEFNKLWSLR; the protein is encoded by the coding sequence ATGAATAAAATCTTTAAACAACTACATATAATCACACTTATGCTGGTATTAATTTCCCCGCAAGCCTTTGCGACGGAAGTATTTTTCTCGCCAAATGAAAATATAGCGGAGCGGATAGTAAGAGAAATTAATTTGACTACCGGATCGATTGATATTGCCATGTACAGTTTTACTTCGTCGGATATTGCGCAAGCTTTGGAGACGGCGAAACTCCGGGGTGTGATGATTCGGTTGATAGTAGATAAAAGTCAGTTAAAAAGCAAGAGTTCGGAAGTTGCCTGGCTAGATAGAAAGGGCTTTGTTATTAAAGTTATGGATGGTAGTGTGGGGAGACGAGGCATCATGCATAATAAATTTGTTATCTTCAATAAGAAAGTCTTGATGACGGGGTCTTATAACTGGACAACAAATGCCGAACGTTATAATTTTGAGAATATGCTTGTAATTAATGAAATAAATATAGTTAATCGATATGTAGTGGAATTCAACAAACTATGGAGCCTACGATAG
- a CDS encoding ParA family protein — protein sequence MGNIFSIVNQKGGVGKTTTAVNLSAYLASRGEKTLIIDMDPQGNASSGLGVNKDSIEFDIYSVIIGRVDINDSIVSTEIENLSIIPATKNLAGAEVELAGMEAREYMLKSSMKSIKDSFDYVIIDCPPSLGLLTINALGASDKVIIPVQCEYYALEGLGNLIGTLKLVKKSINPGLEIAGIVMTMFDARTMLNNQVVVDAKNYFGKKVFETVIPRNIRLSEAPSHGLPISMYEPESKGAIAYRRLAKEVVSVA from the coding sequence ATGGGGAATATATTTTCGATCGTGAATCAAAAAGGCGGAGTTGGGAAAACAACGACTGCGGTAAACTTAAGTGCCTATCTGGCAAGTCGCGGAGAAAAAACGCTGATTATTGATATGGACCCACAAGGCAATGCTTCTTCAGGTCTTGGCGTAAATAAGGATAGCATAGAGTTTGATATCTACTCAGTCATTATAGGTCGGGTTGATATTAACGATAGTATTGTTTCAACTGAAATCGAGAATCTTTCAATAATACCTGCTACGAAGAATCTGGCGGGAGCTGAGGTTGAGCTTGCTGGGATGGAGGCAAGAGAATATATGTTGAAGTCGAGCATGAAGAGCATTAAAGATAGCTTTGATTATGTTATTATTGATTGTCCTCCTTCGCTCGGACTCTTGACCATTAATGCGCTTGGGGCGTCTGATAAGGTTATTATTCCTGTTCAATGCGAATATTATGCCTTAGAAGGTCTTGGTAATTTAATCGGGACATTAAAGTTAGTAAAGAAAAGCATAAATCCGGGGTTAGAAATTGCGGGTATCGTTATGACGATGTTTGATGCTCGGACTATGTTAAATAATCAGGTTGTAGTTGATGCCAAGAATTACTTCGGGAAAAAAGTTTTTGAGACGGTTATTCCCAGGAATATTCGATTGTCTGAGGCGCCTAGTCATGGATTGCCAATTTCAATGTATGAGCCTGAATCGAAAGGAGCGATCGCTTACCGGCGATTAGCTAAGGAGGTAGTAAGTGTTGCTTAA
- the rsmG gene encoding 16S rRNA (guanine(527)-N(7))-methyltransferase RsmG — MKKDEIVELLEMKSADDAVLDKIVRYADLLVEWNKKINLTAIRDERSIYLKHFKDSLQVVSFLDQVKIESLVDVGSGAGFPGIPIGILYGDIRVYLVESVGKKVKFLENVIGVLGLKQVKAVNARIEDLSGKHSPLGKVDAVVGRAIFYLPIMLELCSGLVRENGYIIAYKSCKGLAEELSDAKDIVQMYNLVVEREIRYSIEDDDRVLIIYKKTKEVNDFKPRPLIRLKKMYKRG, encoded by the coding sequence ATGAAAAAAGATGAAATTGTTGAATTGTTGGAAATGAAGAGTGCTGACGATGCTGTGCTTGATAAGATTGTGCGTTACGCTGATCTTCTTGTGGAGTGGAATAAGAAAATTAATTTAACAGCAATCAGGGATGAGCGGTCAATATATTTGAAGCATTTCAAGGACTCTTTGCAGGTTGTCAGTTTTCTTGATCAGGTGAAAATTGAAAGCCTCGTCGATGTGGGAAGCGGTGCCGGATTTCCGGGAATTCCAATCGGAATACTATATGGTGATATTCGTGTTTACCTTGTAGAGTCGGTTGGTAAAAAGGTTAAATTTCTGGAAAATGTCATTGGTGTGTTGGGTTTGAAGCAGGTGAAGGCTGTAAATGCGAGAATTGAAGACTTGTCGGGCAAGCATAGCCCGCTCGGTAAAGTTGATGCCGTTGTTGGGCGGGCAATATTTTATTTGCCAATTATGTTGGAATTGTGTAGTGGCCTGGTCCGGGAGAATGGCTATATTATTGCGTATAAATCATGTAAGGGATTAGCCGAAGAATTGAGTGATGCAAAAGATATTGTTCAGATGTATAATTTAGTTGTTGAAAGAGAGATCCGGTATTCTATTGAGGATGATGATCGTGTGCTCATCATTTATAAGAAGACTAAAGAAGTAAATGATTTTAAGCCGAGACCACTGATAAGGCTAAAAAAAATGTATAAGAGGGGATGA